The proteins below are encoded in one region of Ferroplasma acidiphilum:
- a CDS encoding GNAT family N-acetyltransferase, whose amino-acid sequence MVNIRLMEKKDVEMVMEQLLRLKHLNEEFDPLLKVSEGNEKEISEKIIRIIEDKDNHINLVAEEGNRVIGMITSDIIFRIYYDPKYEARIREFYVMPEFRAKGIGMKLIEKLKEVAAQRNIKMVSAEFPSLNLLASKFYESIDFKELIKIYSKIN is encoded by the coding sequence GAAAAAGGATGTGGAAATGGTAATGGAGCAGCTTTTGAGATTAAAACATCTGAATGAGGAATTCGATCCTCTTCTAAAAGTGTCTGAGGGGAATGAGAAGGAAATATCTGAAAAAATAATCAGGATTATTGAAGATAAAGATAACCATATAAATCTCGTGGCCGAGGAAGGAAACAGGGTTATCGGGATGATAACTTCCGATATAATATTCAGAATCTATTACGACCCGAAGTACGAAGCCAGAATAAGGGAATTTTATGTTATGCCTGAATTCAGGGCAAAGGGCATCGGGATGAAATTGATAGAGAAATTGAAGGAAGTTGCTGCACAGAGAAATATAAAAATGGTCAGCGCCGAATTCCCGTCACTCAACCTCCTGGCGTCAAAATTCTATGAAAGCATTGATTTTAAGGAATTAATAAAAATATACTCAAAAATAAATTAA